Sequence from the Corallococcus sp. EGB genome:
GTACGCCGTGCTGTGGGGCGGCGTGTCCCGCCTCGCCGCCGTGGCGCCGCGCACGGCCGCCTATGTGCGCAGGCGCCAGGACTCGCGCGTGCACATCTGCCTGGAGGAGGGGACGCTCCAGGGGCTCACCACGCCCCGGGGCGTGAGGTGGGACCGCGACGTGCCCGCCGGGTTCTCCTTCGTCGCGCGCACGCTGGATGAGGCCCTGCGCGCGCACGGCCGCGCGAGCGTGGGCTTCGACCTCGCGGTGGCGCCGGGCGCGCTGGGCCCGGGCGGCCACAAGCTGGGCATCGGCGGCAGCGCCTCCGCGACGGTGCTCGCCGCGGAGGCCGCGCGCTTCGTGCTGGAGGAGAGGTTCGACGTCCTCAAGCTCGCGCTCACCGCGCACACGCTGGGGCAGGGCGGCAAGGGCAGCGGCGGCGACGTGGCGACGAGCTTCGCGGGCGGCACCGTGCGCTACCGGCGCTACGACGTCACTGCGCTCGCGGACGCCGCCAACACCGGCCGCTTCAACGCCGCGCTCGCGGAGTCCCCGCCGGTGGACCTCTGGCGCATGCCCGCGCCCCGCGTGTCCATGCTCTACGCCTTCACCGGCGAGAGCGCCTCCACCAGGCTCCTCATCGGCCAGGTGGAAGCGCGCCTGGAGGACTCCGGCCGCAAGGCCTTCGTGGCGCGCTCGGACGCGCTGGGCCACGCGATTGAAGACGGCCTGGGCGGCGGCGACTTCCGCGCCTTCTCCGAGGCCGTGAGGGCCCAGCACGCGCTGCTGTTGGAGCTGGGCCCGCTGGAGACCGAAGGCATGCGCCGCGTGCTGGCCATCGCCACGTCGTACCAGTGCGCGGGCAAGCTCTCCGGCGCGGGCGGCGGCGACGGCTGCATCCTCTTCGCCCCGGACGCGGAGGCTCGCGAGGCCCTGCGCCAGGGCCTGGAGTCGCGCGGCTTCCTCACGCTGACGCTCGACGTGGAGCAGGGCGTGCGCGGCGAGGCGCAGGCCGACGCGCGGCTTCGCGGCTGGGTGGACGCGCTCACGTGAAAACAGTGCGGCGCGCGCCCGGGCCCGCCGTTAGAACATGTGACCGAACGTGATGTAGAAGCGCTGACGGCCCGTCTCGGTGGAGCGCGCGTAGTCCATGCGCACCACGGCCGCGCGGCGCGAGAAGCGCAGGCCGCCGCCGATGCCCGGGTGCCACTCATGCCACTTGCCGTCCGTCACCCCCGGATGCCACACGCGGCCCAGGTCCAGGAACACCACCGCGCCCAGCGCCAGCGGCTGCCCGAAGACGGACATCCGCGCCGCCTGGAAGCGCAGCTCGGAGTTGCTGAACGCCTTCACGTTGCCGGCGAAGCGGTTGCGCTCGATGCCGCGCACGCTGCTCATGCCGCCAATGCCCTCGGACACGTTGACGCCGCCCGTGGTCATCCACTCGAAGAACGGCACCTCGCCAAAGAGCATGTCCAGCGTGAGCCGCTGCGCGAAGACGAGCCGTGGCGTGAGGCGGATGTAGCGGCGCTCGCTCAGCGTCACGCCCGCGTACTGGTAGCGGCTGAAGGTGGCCAGGCCCGACACGCGCAGCGCCACCTCCTCCACGCCGCCGGACGTCGGGTCGGACTCGTCGTCGCGCGTGTCCCAGAGCGCGCCGGCGAGCAGCTGCCCGCTGGGCCCGCCCTCGATGCCGATGGGCTTCTCCTGCGCCAGGATGGACGTCGCGTAGGGTGACACGCGCGTGTAGCGCCAGCCGTAGCCCACGTACGACTGGAACGGGTGCCCCTCACCGAAGGGCCGCCCGCGCAGACGCACCCAGAGGCCCGGCGAGCCCTTGTCGTAGTTGTACTTCTCGTCATCCACGTTGCCCCGGAACTCCGGGGCGGACAGGTTGCCCGCGCCGAAGAAGGGGCTGCTCTTCTCCTGGCGGTACTCCAGCCGTCCTTCCAGCCGCAGGGGCCCCAGCAGCTGCGGGCCGTCATAGCGGAGGTAATGATTCATGGCGCCGCGCGAGCTGAAGAACACTTGCGCGGATAACGCGTGCGCATAAGGAAGCTTCTTGCCATCCCCGTAGAGGTACATGCCTCCCACGGCGCCGTAGCCGAAGCCCTGGTCCGAGCTGAACGACAACAGAGGCAGCGCGATGCCATCCATCGTCGGCGTCTGCTTCACCGGCACCAGCCCGGGCGCCGTGCGGCCGGCGGCCACGGCGCTCAGTGACATCAGCATGAAGAAGAGAAAGACGACTGGAGCCAGCATCGAAACCCCGTGAAGCCCCTGGGGGGCGGATCGATTCCAGCCCGGGACAGGACGCCCTTTCCGCCCGCCTGCTCTCCAAGAGAGCAGCACGGCCCCGGAAGCTCCTGTCCCCCTGAATGCCCATTTTGCATTGGGGGATGGGGGAGCCGTCAACGTGCGAGAAAGTCTCAACGAGCTCGTCAGCGAGAATTCACGAAACTGGGCGAATACCCTCGTCCGGAGGATTGGAACGAAAGTTCCACCGGTGGCGGCACGTCGGCCCCGGAACGCTCTGCTCGTCCATCTGGACGGGGTGCCGAAGGCGCTGCTGGACGAAGCCATCATGAACGGGCGGATGCCCTTTGTTTCACGGCTCATCCGCTCTGGCGCGTATCACCTGGATAACGCCTTCTGGGGCGCGCCCACGTCCACGCCGTTCTTCCAGGCGGGGCTGCTCTACGGGCTGCGTCACCCGAACCTGCCGGGCTACAGCTGGTACGACCGGACGCTCGGCCGCAAGGTGCAGATGAACGCGCCCGCGGACGCGATGGCCATCGACGCGCGCCTGCGAGGCCACGGCCGCACGAGCCTCCTGGACCAGGGCGGCCACACGTACTTCTCGCTCTTCCACGCGGGCGCCATGAACCGCATGTGCATGAGCACGCTGTCGAGCTTCAAGCTCATGGCGCGCTCGTTCGCGTACGAGATCCAGGGCCTGGGGGCGGCGCGCACGCGCAGCGCCTGGGACTTCGTGCGTTCCTTCGGCATGGAGTCCTGGCAGGCCGTGCGGGAGGTGCGCCAGTGGGCGGACGCCCTCAAGGACTGGCGCCATGAGCACGGGTTCCTGTTGAGCCGCATCCTCCTCCAGCGGTTGGGCTGGAGCTTCGCGTACACCAAGTCCCTGGTGGACATGGTGCGCGGCGTGCCGCTCATCTACCTGGTCTACGGCAACTACGATGAGGTGGCCCATCGCCGGGGCCCGCGCTCGAAGCTGGCCATGGAGGAGCTCTACCGGGTCGACGCGTCGCTCGCGGGGCTCTACGCCGTGGCCCGCGCCGCGCCGGTGCCCTACGACGTCATCCTCCTGTCGGACCACGGCCACGTGGACAGCCTGCCCCTGGAGCAGCGCCAGGGCCGCCGCCTGGAGGCCGTGCTCTTCGAGGGCGAGGTGCCCCCGCTGCAGGACGACGTGCTCCGGGGCCTGCTCGACGGCCGCGCTCCGCCGGCGCCGGACACCGGCGCGCACGAGCCCTTCACCCCGGTGGTGGTGGAGGCCGGCAACTTCGCGCACATCTACCTGAGCGGCCGTCCCACGCCGATGGAGGCGCGCGAGCTGTTGGCGCGTCACCCGGAGGTGCTGGCGCGGGCCGCGAGCAACCCGGACATCGGCATGGTGGCGATGCGCCGGGGCGCGGAGGCGGTGGTGGTGATGGGCGGGGGCGTCTACGGCCCGGCGGACCTGGACCGCGCGCCGCTCTCCAGCGAGTACAGCCGGCACGCCGTGGCGGAGTTCCTCCACGGGCTGCCGCGCATGGACACCGCGGGGGACCTGGTCCTCTTCGGCGAGGCCATCCAGCGGGGCGGCACGGTGGGCTTCGCGTGGGAGTTCGGCTCGCACGGCGGCCTCACGCGCGTGGAGTCCGACAGCCTGGTGCTGTGGCCCGCGAGCGGCCCGGTGGACCTGTCCGGCCTGAGCCACTGCGCGCGGCTGCACGAGCGCCTGGCGGAGGCCTACCTGGACACCGGCCCGCTGCGGATCCTGCATTGAAACCGGGGAAGGGGAGGACCATGCGGCTTCCCAACGCCAGCGGACGCACGTGGCTCAAGGTGCTGGGGGGCCTCGTCGGGCTCGCCCTGTCCCTGCTGCTGCTGTCCACCGCCTTCTTCAAGTGGAACCTGCGCGGGCCCGGCGACCTGCTGATTCCGCGCTTCCCGTTGGACAAGTTCGTCCACGACCTGCCGGGCCACCTGGTGTGGTTGATCCCGTTCATGCTGCTGCAGGCGTCGCTCGTGCCGTTGCGGGCGGTGCAGTGGCAGGCCACGCTGCGCAAGCCCATCCCGTTCAAGGACCGCTTCCAACTGGTGGGCATCGGCGTGTTCGTGCACAACGCGCTGCCGGGGAAGCTGGGCGAGGTGACGCGCTCCTTCCTGCTCTCGCGCACCCACCACCTCCCCTTCATCCGGAGCCTGGGCTCCGTGGGCGTGTGCAAGCTGATGGAGTTCGCCTGCCTGATGCTGCTGGTGGCCCTGTCCTTCCTGGGCCCCTTCGGCGACACCATGGCCCACTTCCGCACGGAGCTGCACGTGGCGCTGTCGCTGTGCATCGGCCTGGTGGCCCTGGTGGTGCTCCTGGCCCACTGGGCGGCGCCGCTCGGCCGCTGGCTTCACCGGCGCCACACCATGCCCCGCGTGGACAGCTTCCTGAACCACGTGGGCGAGGGCCTGGGCACCGCCCGGTCCTTCAAGGGCATGGCGAAGGTGTTCTTCTTCTCCGTCTTCCCGGTGTTCGCCTCCGCGCTGGCGTACGGCCTGGCGCTGCGCGGCGTCCACATCCCCGGAGGCCTCTTCGCGGGCGCCGTCGTGCTGGGCGCCATCTCCCTGGGGCAGTCCCTGCCGGGCGTCCCGGCGGGCATGGGCATCTACTACTTCGTCACCAGCTGGGCCGCGCGCGCGCTGGGCTCCCCTCCGGAGGAGGCGGCGGCCTTCGCCACGCTCACCCACCTGGGCACGGTCATCAGTCAGGTGGCGCTGGGGGCCTGGTGCGTGCATCGCTCCAAGCTGCGGATCCGCGACCTGCGCAAGGGAGGCCGGCTGGCCAACGCCGCCGCGCACCACGTGGCGCACGAAGCCGTGGAGCCCGCGCCGCCCTGAGCCCGCGTGAAGGAGAGAGCAGGGCGGGAAAACAAAAAGGGCCCCGACTTGTGGTCGGGGCCCTTCGTTGACTTCATGCCCAGGAGAGGACTCGAACCTCCATGCCCTTGCAGGCGCTAGACCCTGAATCTAGTGTGTCTACCAATTCCACCACCTGGGCAGGTGGCTCGCGGCGCCTTGCGGCGCTGCGATGGGCGAGACGTATAAAGAACCTCCCCCGCCCGGTCAAGCATCCTTTTTCAGGCTACTTCTTCAGGGGCCAGCGCCCCTCCGCCTCGAGCTTCCGGCGGACCGCCGGGTTCTCATCCATGAAGGCGACGAGGGACTCCTCGGTGATCTCCACCGTGACGTCCTCGCCGCCGACCTCCGTCTGGCACGACAGGCGGGAGTACGGCCGGACGTCGAAGCCCATGTCCAGGCGGTCCATCTCGTCGTCCCGCTGCTCGCTCAGCGAGTCCAGGCCCTTGCGGACCCAGACGTGGCAGGTGGAGCACCCGCAGACGCCGCCGCAGCTGTGGCCCACCTGGGCCTCGCCCTTCTCCGCGGCGTCCAGCAGCGTGGTGCCCGCGGGAACGTCCACGGCGACCTCGGCCAGGGGGCTCTTGAAGGTGACCTTGGGCACGGCTCAGTACTCCTCCACGGAATGGCCAGACACCACCTGGGTGATGGCGCGGTTCATGACCCGTTCGATGAAGCCTCGGGACGCCTCATCCAGCGCGTGCAGGGCCTCCTTCACGGCCAGGTAGTCCCTGCCCCCGGCGGCCTCGCGCACGCGCGCCATGGCGGCCTGGATGGCCTCCGGCTCGCCGGGCTGGAGCAGGGCGGCGTTCTCACGCAGCTGCCGGTCGGCCTCGGAGAGGACGCGCTCGGCCTCCACCTGCTGCTCGCGCAGCTGACGGGCCTGGATGTCCTCCTCCGCGAAGTCGATGGAGTCGAGGAGCATCTTTTCAATCTCCTCCTCTGTCAGGCCGTGGCTGGGCTTCACGGTGATGGCCTGGGCCACGCCGGTGCTCTGCTCCTTCGCGGAGACGGACAGGATGCCGTCCGCGTCCACCTGGAAGCGGACCTCGACGCGGGCCATGCCGGCCGCCATGGCGGGGATGCCGGAGAGCGTGAAGCGCGCGAGGCTGCGGTTGTCCTGCACCAGCTCCCGCTCTCCCTGCACCACGTGCACGTCCAGGCCCGTCTGGCCGTCCTTGAACGTGGTGAACACCTGCGCCGCCGCCGTGGGGATGGTGGAGTTGCGGGGGATCAGCTTCTCCGTGATGCCGCCCATCGTCTCCAGGCCCAGGGACAGGGGGATGACGTCCAGGAGCAGGACCTCGTCCTGACGGTCGCCGTCGGTGAGGAGGCTCGCCTGGACCGCGGCGCCCAGCGCCACGACCTGATCCGGATCGATGTCGCCCAGGGGCTCGCGGCCGAACAGCTCCGCCACGAAGCGGCGCACCGCGGGCACGCGCGTGGAGCCGCCCACCAGGATGACGCCGTCCAGCTCCCCGGCCGCCACGCCCGCGTCCTTCAGGGCCCGCCGGCACACCGCGCCCGTCTTCGCGATGAACGGTTGGATCCACGCCTCGAGGTCCGCGCGGGACACGGGCTGCGAATGGCCGTCCACGCTGAGGGTGACCTCGGAGGCGTCGGTGAGGGCCTCCTTCGCGCGGCGCGCGGCGACCATCACCTCCGCGATGCGCGCGGGCGAGGGGGACGCCACGCCCATCGCCTGGAGCACGTGCTGCGCGATGGCGCGGTCGAAGTCGTCGCCGCCCAGCGCGGAGTCACCGCCGGTGGACTTCACCTCGAAGACGCCGTCCTCCAGCTTGAGGATGGAGATGTCGAACGTGCCGCCGCCCAGGTCGTAGACGGCGAACATCCCCTGGCTGCCCTTGTCCAGGCCGTACGCCAGCGCGGCGGCGGTGGGCTCGTTGAGCAGCCGCAGCACCTCCAAACCCGCGAGCTTCCCCGCATCGCGAGTAGCCTGGCGCTGGGCGTCGTCGAAGTAGGCGGGCACGGTGATGACGGCCTGCTCCACCTTGCCGGAGAAGTGCGCCTCCGCCCGGCGCTTCAGCGCGCGCAGGATTTCACCGGAGACCTCGATGGGCGTCACCGGCTGGCCGCCGGACACGTTGAAGCGCACCACGTTGGCGCCGGGGGCGAAGTCGTAGTGGCCCAGCTTGCGCGTCTCCGGATCATCCGGGCTGCGGCCCATGAAGCGCTTCACCGACACGATGGTGTCCGTGGGGGCCTCGGCCGCGAGCTTGCGCGCGCGGGCGCCCACCACCACGCCGCCGTCCCTGCCGTAGTGCACGACCGACGGGAGGAGCAGCGAGTCGCCCTCGTCCACCGGGACGCAGCGGGGTTTGCCCTGCGACACGGAGGCCACGAGCGAATGCGTCGTGCCCAGGTCGATGCCCACCACGTGGCCCTTCGGCTTGAGCGGGTCGTGGATCTGCAGATAGCCGTTGTTGCTCACGCGAGCACCTCCTCCTCGAACGCGTCCACCTGCTCGAGGAAGCGCGTGAAGTAGCGCACCCGCCCCAGCGCGTGCGATGCCTTTCTCACCCCGTCCGGAGAATCCCCCTCGCCCTCCAGCGCCCCGAGCGCCGCCACGGCCACCTGGAGCGCCGCTGCCTTGCGGCCCGCCACGTCCCGGGCCATGGCCTGGGCCTTCGGCAGGTCCTTCGCCGCGATGGCCTCGTCCAGGGCCTCGCGCAGCTCCATGACCTCCTCCAGGAACTCCAGGGGCATGTCCTTCTGGGCGCCCGCGTCCTCGCGGTCCAGGTCCACGCCATGGAGCTTGAGCAGATAGAAGGCGCGGCGCACCGGGTCCTTCAGCGTCTTGAAGGCCTCGTTGAGGGCGGTGGTGCCCTCCACGGCGGCCAGGCGCGCCTTCGCGTCACCGGGCGCGACGCGGTCCGGGTGCAGTTGGAGCGACAGCTCCCGGTACTGCTTCTCCAGGGCCGGCACGTCCACGGCGTGGGAGCGGGGCAGCCCGAACACGTCGAAGTGGGTCCTCACGATGGGGAGTCCTCGGGGGAATCGAAAGGAAGAAGCGGGGAAACGAAAAAAGGGGCCCGGCACCGGGCCGGACCCCTGCGGCCCGCTCCCTGACCAACGGGGCGGGCGGGAAGGCCTCGTGGGCTTCAGACGGAGAAGCTCTCTCCGCAGCCGCAGGCAGCCTTGACGTTGGGGTTGTTCAGCTTGAAGCCGGACGCCATCAGCGTCTGCTCGAACACCAGCTCCGTGCCGATGAGGTACAGGTAGCTCTTGGGGTCCACGAAGACGCGCACGCCGTCGCGCTCGAACACCTTGTCGCGCTCGCGGGACTTCTCCGCCCACTCCATGGAGTACTGGAGACCGGAGCACCCGCCACCCTTCACGGCGATGCGCAGGCCGGCCTCCGGCGTCTGCCGCTCCTCCAGGAGTTGCTTGAGGCGCGCCACGGCGCTGTCCGCCAGGCCAATGCCCTTGGGGGCCGGCTTGGGGGGCGTCTGAGGGGCCTGGGTCGTCTGGGCCTGCTCGTTCATGGGGTCGTCCTCAATCCTGGAAGTGAAGTGCCGCGAGGGGCCTACGACTGCCGCGCCGCGCGCTTCTTCTTGAAGTCCTCGATGGCCGCCTTGATGGCGTCCTCGGCCAGCACGGAGCAGTGGATCTTCACCGGGGGCAGCGCCAGCTCCCGGGCCACGTCCTTGTTGGAGATGGTCATGGCCTGGTCCACCGTCTTGCCCTTCACCCACTCGGTGACGAGCGAGCTGGACGCGATGGCGGAGCCGCAGCCGAAGGTCTTGAACCGCGCGTCTTCAATCACGCCCGCGTCGCTGATCTTCAGCTGGAGGCGCATCACGTCGCCGCAGGCGGGAGCGCCCACGAGGCCGGTGCCGACGTTCGGGTCGTTCTTGTCGAGCGTCCCCACGTTGCGGGGGTTCTCGTAGTGCTCGATGACCTTCTCGCTGTAAGCCATGCGTCTAACGCTCCTTCATCATCCAACGCTTGAACTGATGCGCCATCCGGGCAACCGATGCGCGGCCGGGCGGGCGGGGGCTTCCGTGCCCGGCGGGAAGTCTTGAGGCGAGGGGAGCGCCTAGTGCGCGGTCCACTCGATGCTCTTGAGGTCGATGCCTTCCTTGGCCATCTCGTACAGGGGGCTCATGTCTCGCAACTTGCGGACTTTGTCCACCACCAGGCGGATGACGAAGTCGACCTCCTCCTCGGTGTTGAAGCGGCCCAGGCCGAAGCGGATGGAGCTGTGCGCCATGTCCTCTTCGACTCCCAGCGCGCGCAGCACGTAGGAGGGCTCCAGCGACGCGGACGTGCACGCGGAGCCGGAGGACACCGCGACGTCCTTGATGGACATCATCAGGGCCTCGCCCTCCACGTAGGCGAACGACAGGTTGAGGCTGCCCGGCATGCGGTGCTCCAGGCTGCCGTTCACCGTCACCATGTCCAGCTGCTCCAGGATGCCCGTGCGCAGCCGCTCGCGCAGGCGGAACAGGCGCGCGGACTCCTCCGGAAGCTCGTTCTTCGCCACCTCCGCCGCCGCGCCGAAGCCGACGATGGACGCCACGTTCAGCGTGCCGCTGCGCATGCCGCGCTCGTGGCCGCCGCCGTCCACCATGGGCGCGATGCGCACGCGCGGCTTGCGGCGCACGTAGAGGGCGCCCACGCCCTTGGGGCCGTACATCTTGTGGCCGCTGATGGAGGCCAGGTCGACGTTCATCTTCTCCACGTCGAAGGGCACCTTGCCCACGCCCTGCACCGCGTCGCAGTGGAAGAGGACGCCCTTCTCCCGGCACAGCTTGCCAATCTCCGCCACCGGCTGGACCACGCCGATCTCGTTGTTGGCGAACATGATGGAGACGAGCACCGTCTTCGGCGTGAGGGCCGCGGCCAGCTTCTCCAGGCTCACGCGGCCGTCGCGCTCCACGTCCAGGTAGGTGACGCGCGCGCCGCCGGTGGGCATCTCCGCCCACTTCTGGAACGTCTCGTCGGCTTCCAGGTGGTGCTTCGCCGCGAGCTCCGGGACTTCTTCCGGCGTCACGTCGCGCCCGGCCAACTGGCCCAGGCGCAGCAGCTTGAGCTCGTCCAGGCGCTCCTGGCGCACGCGCTCCAGGCGCTTGCAGGTGTCCAGGACGGCCTTGTGCTCCGTCTTCAGGGTGATGATGTGGTCGCCCTTGGACTTGTAGAACTCGATGACGCCCTTGATGGCCAGGTTGTCGGATTCGGTGGCGCCGGAGGTGAAGACGATCTCCTTCTCCGACGCGCCAATGAGGTCCGCCACCTGCCGCCGCGCCTTCTCCACCGCGGCCTCGGCCTTCCAGCCGAACGCGTGATTGCGGCTGGCCGCGTTGCCGAAGTCCTCGCGGAGGTAGGGCAACATCGCCTCCAGCACCCGCGGGTCCAGCGGGGTGGTCGCGTGGTTGTCCATGTAGATGGGCAGGTTCAGCATGAAATCCTCAGGAAGAAGTGACGCAGGAGGGTGGAACGTCCCTCCGCTCCCCGGCGACGCGGTGGGTCCGCGCGCAGCGGCAGGGTCTACACGGGCCCACACGAATGTGGACCGGACTGGTCAATTATAAAATCGACCCCCCTCGGGTCAAGGGAACATGGGGCGCAATGCCCCTGTGTCCGACGCGTCGGGTCGAGGAGCGCTCCGGCGGGGTCCAACGCTCCTCCGGAGTGGAGCACTCCGGCTGTGCCGGGTTGGAGCGGGGAGAGCCGAAACGGCGCTTCGCGAGCCCATAAGTGCCCGTTTCGTGGCCCCGCGGGAGATGGCCGGGGGCCTGCACTGGAGCGGTCGCGGAGGGTGCGAACACATGAGCGCCAACGCGAAGTCACAGGCCCGGAGCAACGCCCACGAGACGCAGTCGGAGGGAACGGGGCGGCCGTCGCTGATCCGCCTGGAGGGGGGACTGGAGCGCTCCCGCTACGCGGACGGCTGGCGGGCGGGCAAGCCCGCGGAGGACCCGGAGAAGGTGAAGAAGTGGGGGCTCATCACCGCGCGGCCCAGCGAGTTCCTCATCCACATGCGCCGGGGGCGCGTGCGCGAGGTGAGCGGCCAGGGCGCCAGCTGCTTCAAGCTGCCCGGGGACTCGGTGGCCATCGTGCCCACCAGCATCCAGCGCCTTCAGTTCACCGCGGATCAGGTGACGAACGAGAAGGTGGGCGTAGCGGTGACGGGCCTGGCGGTGTACCGCATCGCGGATCCGCTGGTGGCCTTCCGGATGCTCAACTTCAGCTACCCGGAGCGCGCGCAGGAGAAGCTGGCCGAGCTGCTCGGGGAGATGTTCGTGGGCGCGGCGCGGCGGCTGGTGGCGAACCTCTCCGTGGAGGAGGTCCTCACCCGGCGCAAGGAGGGCATCGCGGCGGAGTTGATGCGCGAGATCGCCCCGGTGCTGTCCGGGAAGGGCCGGATGGAGGACCGCACCGACTCGGGCTGGGGCGTGCTGCTGGACACGATTGAAATCCAGGACGTGCGCGTCCTGTCCTCCGCCGTCTTCGAGCACATGCAGGCGCGCTTCCGCCGCGAACAGGAGCGGCAGGCGCGCGAGGCGGAGCTGGCCAAGGAGCGCTTCGTGCGGCGCGAGGAGACGGAGGCCGAGCGCCTGCTCAACCTCCAGAAGCTCGCCGCGCGAGAGGAGGTCCGCCAGCGCACGCAGGCCTCCGAGGAGCAGGCGCAGATGGAGCAGCTCGCGCAGGAGGCGCGGCTGGCCCAGGCGAAGATGGAGCAGGCGCGCCAGCAGCAGCAGGAGCGCACCGCCGTGGAGCGCGAGGTGGCGCTCGCGAAGCTGAACGCACAGGAGGAGGTCCGCACGCGCACGGAGGCCTTGAAGGAGCAGGCCCGGCTGGAGGCGCTGGCCACGGACGCGCGGCTGGAGGAGGCGCGGCTGACGAGCGAACGGCAGCTCGCGTACAACCGCGCCCAGGGTGAGCTGGAGCAGCTGCGCTGGGAGCAGGAGGCGGAGGCCGCGAAGGCACAGGTGGAGCTGGAGCGGCTGCGCCGCCAGCAGGAGGCGGAGTCCGCGCGCCATGACATCCAGCTGGCCGAGGCCCGGCAGGAGGCCGAGCAGTTGTCCGCCCGGCTCCAGGTGATGCTCGCGAAGCAGGCCATCGCGGAGGCGGAGGCCGGCATCGCGGAGCTGGAGCTGCGGCGCACGCGCGCGCTGCAAGGGCTGGAGATGGAGCGGGCGAAGGCGCTGCGCGACATCGAGAACTCGGTGAGCCCGGAGGTCATCCAGCTGACGCTGGCGCGGCAGCTGCCCCAGGTGGCGGCGGCCTTCCAGCAGAAGATGGGCGAGGTGCACGTGACGGCGGTGGATGGCGCGAATCCCTTTGGCTACATCGCCGCCGCCGTGGAGGGCGTGATGGGGCTGGCGCGC
This genomic interval carries:
- a CDS encoding IscS subfamily cysteine desulfurase, with amino-acid sequence MNLPIYMDNHATTPLDPRVLEAMLPYLREDFGNAASRNHAFGWKAEAAVEKARRQVADLIGASEKEIVFTSGATESDNLAIKGVIEFYKSKGDHIITLKTEHKAVLDTCKRLERVRQERLDELKLLRLGQLAGRDVTPEEVPELAAKHHLEADETFQKWAEMPTGGARVTYLDVERDGRVSLEKLAAALTPKTVLVSIMFANNEIGVVQPVAEIGKLCREKGVLFHCDAVQGVGKVPFDVEKMNVDLASISGHKMYGPKGVGALYVRRKPRVRIAPMVDGGGHERGMRSGTLNVASIVGFGAAAEVAKNELPEESARLFRLRERLRTGILEQLDMVTVNGSLEHRMPGSLNLSFAYVEGEALMMSIKDVAVSSGSACTSASLEPSYVLRALGVEEDMAHSSIRFGLGRFNTEEEVDFVIRLVVDKVRKLRDMSPLYEMAKEGIDLKSIEWTAH
- a CDS encoding SPFH domain-containing protein yields the protein MSANAKSQARSNAHETQSEGTGRPSLIRLEGGLERSRYADGWRAGKPAEDPEKVKKWGLITARPSEFLIHMRRGRVREVSGQGASCFKLPGDSVAIVPTSIQRLQFTADQVTNEKVGVAVTGLAVYRIADPLVAFRMLNFSYPERAQEKLAELLGEMFVGAARRLVANLSVEEVLTRRKEGIAAELMREIAPVLSGKGRMEDRTDSGWGVLLDTIEIQDVRVLSSAVFEHMQARFRREQERQAREAELAKERFVRREETEAERLLNLQKLAAREEVRQRTQASEEQAQMEQLAQEARLAQAKMEQARQQQQERTAVEREVALAKLNAQEEVRTRTEALKEQARLEALATDARLEEARLTSERQLAYNRAQGELEQLRWEQEAEAAKAQVELERLRRQQEAESARHDIQLAEARQEAEQLSARLQVMLAKQAIAEAEAGIAELELRRTRALQGLEMERAKALRDIENSVSPEVIQLTLARQLPQVAAAFQQKMGEVHVTAVDGANPFGYIAAAVEGVMGLARSAGLKVPASPAQPPVG